A genomic stretch from Mycobacterium malmoense includes:
- a CDS encoding wax ester/triacylglycerol synthase domain-containing protein — MTHFLRNSDAFTWAMESDPRLRSTVVSVVLLDRSPDWDAVRERFDLMSRTLPMFRQRVVPSPPPAPPRWEYDPYFDLDYHIQRAVAPGSGTLDDVLEMARLAEMQDFDRARALWETTFIDGLENGGAAMVCKFHHALTDGIGGVQIAMILFNLSEELYEREPLPPEPEASRPSWSSGYRDAWRYDTGLIANALASAVKAAPRLAYGGVRRPVATVRSAAATAASVYRTVRPINRTGSPLVTDRGLSRRLLVHEVPMTQLREAAHRCGGALNDAFVAGVAGGLRRYHEKHGVGIGDLHLTMPISLRTEADGIGGNRITLMRFDVPVGEADPAARIKAIHQRADAVRAERSLPYTQLIAGALNLMPRWYIGRALRHIDFLASDVPGVPVQVFLGGAPVRAQYAFGPTIGSAVNVTLLTYVNVCALGIDVDTVAIPDHDVFHEALVAGFDEVLALAG, encoded by the coding sequence ATGACTCATTTCTTGCGCAACAGCGACGCCTTTACGTGGGCCATGGAAAGCGACCCACGGCTGCGCTCGACCGTGGTGAGCGTCGTGCTGCTGGATCGATCACCGGACTGGGACGCGGTGCGCGAACGATTCGACCTGATGAGTCGCACACTGCCCATGTTTCGGCAACGGGTGGTGCCGTCGCCGCCGCCTGCCCCACCCCGGTGGGAGTATGACCCGTACTTCGACCTCGACTACCACATCCAGCGAGCCGTCGCCCCCGGGTCTGGCACGCTCGACGACGTACTCGAGATGGCCCGACTGGCCGAGATGCAGGACTTCGACCGGGCCAGGGCGCTGTGGGAGACAACGTTCATCGACGGCCTGGAAAACGGCGGTGCGGCCATGGTCTGCAAGTTCCACCATGCCCTCACCGATGGAATCGGCGGCGTGCAGATCGCGATGATCCTGTTCAACCTTTCCGAGGAGCTGTACGAGCGCGAGCCCCTGCCGCCCGAGCCGGAGGCGTCCAGGCCGTCGTGGTCCAGCGGCTACCGAGACGCCTGGCGCTACGACACCGGGCTGATCGCGAATGCCTTGGCGAGCGCGGTTAAAGCGGCGCCGCGACTCGCATACGGCGGCGTTCGGCGGCCGGTTGCGACGGTCCGATCGGCGGCGGCCACCGCGGCATCGGTCTACCGGACGGTTCGGCCGATAAACCGGACCGGGTCTCCGCTGGTAACCGACCGCGGCCTGAGCCGGCGCCTGTTGGTGCACGAGGTGCCGATGACGCAACTTCGGGAAGCGGCGCACCGCTGTGGTGGGGCGCTAAACGACGCCTTCGTCGCCGGGGTGGCCGGTGGACTACGCCGATATCACGAGAAGCACGGCGTCGGGATCGGCGACCTGCATCTGACGATGCCGATCAGCTTGCGGACCGAGGCCGATGGCATCGGCGGAAACCGGATCACCCTCATGCGGTTCGACGTTCCCGTGGGCGAGGCCGACCCGGCGGCACGGATCAAAGCAATACACCAGCGCGCCGACGCGGTACGCGCCGAAAGGTCCCTGCCCTACACGCAGTTGATTGCCGGCGCTCTGAACCTGATGCCGCGCTGGTACATCGGTAGGGCTCTGCGCCACATCGATTTCCTCGCCAGCGATGTGCCGGGGGTGCCGGTTCAGGTCTTCCTGGGCGGCGCCCCGGTGCGTGCGCAATACGCGTTCGGCCCGACGATCGGCTCGGCGGTCAACGTCACGTTGCTCACTTACGTCAATGTGTGCGCCCTGGGCATCGATGTCGATACCGTGGCGATACCTGACCACGACGTTTTTCACGAAGCCCTCGTCGCCGGTTTCGACGAAGTATTGGCGCTCGCAGGGTAA
- a CDS encoding Lrp/AsnC family transcriptional regulator, whose amino-acid sequence MIDGVDEVDVALLDALHVNPQVSFEELGKVLGISPVTAARRWRRLVSTGRAWVSSAIGPQLPAKAALFEAECEPGAAHSVAAQFAARPHVFSVYITTGQDNLYALLVAADQALMSELIVEALPAVPGVRRVQSALITHLFSGTRWRLGGLSTGQVRTVTPEPPKTGSAHEFDDFDRELFLALQRDGRLSFRDLAVTLGRSEPVVRRRLSLLTRSGLLAFRTDFARVEAGWPSAIALKLRVAWPQAAAVGRALVHYPETRFCVATAGGPANLFVTMQLHRASALDSVISRLIDEYPGVAVLDTRVVLRSVKSWGRLLGSDGRAQEVVPVDLWAPVKSQ is encoded by the coding sequence GTGATTGACGGCGTGGACGAGGTGGATGTCGCGCTGCTGGACGCGCTTCACGTCAATCCGCAGGTGAGCTTCGAAGAACTCGGCAAGGTCCTCGGCATTTCGCCGGTTACCGCGGCGCGGCGGTGGCGGCGCCTGGTTTCGACGGGGCGCGCGTGGGTTTCCTCGGCGATCGGGCCCCAGCTGCCGGCGAAGGCGGCACTCTTTGAGGCCGAGTGCGAACCGGGCGCCGCGCACTCGGTCGCCGCCCAATTTGCCGCCAGGCCGCACGTCTTCAGCGTCTACATCACGACGGGCCAAGACAACTTGTACGCCTTGCTGGTGGCCGCCGATCAGGCCCTGATGTCCGAGTTGATCGTGGAAGCACTGCCGGCGGTCCCGGGAGTACGGCGGGTCCAGTCCGCGCTGATTACGCACTTGTTCAGCGGTACCCGCTGGCGCCTGGGCGGCCTCAGCACCGGCCAGGTGCGCACGGTGACTCCCGAGCCGCCCAAGACCGGATCGGCGCACGAGTTCGATGACTTCGACCGCGAGCTGTTCCTGGCGCTACAACGGGACGGCCGACTCAGCTTCCGGGACCTGGCCGTGACGCTCGGCCGATCGGAACCCGTGGTTCGTCGCCGGCTGAGTCTGCTGACCCGCTCGGGATTGCTGGCATTCCGCACGGATTTCGCGCGCGTGGAAGCCGGCTGGCCGTCGGCGATAGCGCTCAAGCTTCGCGTCGCATGGCCGCAGGCCGCCGCGGTGGGGCGGGCGCTTGTCCACTATCCGGAGACCCGGTTCTGCGTTGCGACCGCAGGCGGACCGGCCAATCTATTCGTGACGATGCAACTCCACCGCGCGTCGGCACTCGACTCGGTGATTTCCCGGCTTATCGACGAATATCCAGGTGTGGCAGTGCTAGACACGCGCGTCGTGTTGCGCTCGGTGAAGTCCTGGGGGCGGCTACTGGGTTCTGACGGACGGGCGCAGGAAGTCGTGCCCGTCGACCTGTGGGCGCCCGTTAAGAGCCAATAG
- a CDS encoding ANTAR domain-containing protein, with amino-acid sequence MMANWVPAQTSYGPNSGRILDTARGILIGLRRCTSHAAFDELHGAAQRHKVPVFAMAWALVHLAGDGENTPSFIDAQSAARHEWGPLFASSATAPC; translated from the coding sequence ATGATGGCGAACTGGGTTCCGGCCCAGACATCGTACGGTCCCAACTCTGGCCGCATTCTCGACACCGCGCGGGGCATTCTCATTGGCCTTCGCCGATGCACTTCGCATGCCGCTTTCGATGAATTGCACGGTGCGGCACAACGTCACAAGGTGCCGGTGTTCGCGATGGCCTGGGCGTTGGTGCATCTGGCGGGCGATGGTGAGAACACACCCAGCTTCATCGATGCGCAGTCCGCAGCTCGGCACGAGTGGGGTCCGCTGTTCGCCAGCTCGGCTACCGCGCCTTGTTGA
- a CDS encoding LLM class flavin-dependent oxidoreductase, producing MTSPLRVGIMLPSRETAMTGQHDARGLIKFATDAEDGGFDSVWVGDSLLARTRVEPLSILSAVAAVTSRVTLGTAALIAPLRHPLLAAAQVASVDQISGGRLVVGLGSGSPLPESRREFDAVDVPFAARGARLDETVALWRQAWDEQGRFAGRFWRIEDLAGALPTVKPKGPPLWLAGGDSAKVIERVANTYDGWLPYLPDADAYRRAWEQIAQRAVRPITPALYATVNLNGDHARAREELDTYTRLYYRQPIDVMSNLQAFRSGSVEECLDWLGRYVEAGARHLILRIGSLDAHPETLAERLVPALRTLDASV from the coding sequence ATGACGTCGCCCTTGCGCGTCGGGATCATGCTGCCCAGCCGTGAAACCGCCATGACGGGACAGCACGACGCCCGCGGGTTGATCAAGTTCGCAACGGATGCTGAAGACGGTGGATTCGACTCGGTATGGGTCGGTGACTCGCTGCTGGCGCGCACCCGCGTCGAGCCGCTATCGATCCTGTCCGCCGTTGCCGCGGTGACGAGCCGGGTGACGTTGGGAACCGCCGCCTTGATCGCACCGCTGCGCCATCCGCTACTCGCGGCGGCACAAGTCGCCAGCGTCGACCAGATCAGCGGGGGTCGTCTCGTCGTCGGGCTCGGCTCAGGCTCTCCGCTACCGGAGAGCCGGCGCGAATTCGACGCCGTCGACGTGCCTTTCGCTGCCCGCGGTGCCCGACTCGATGAGACTGTGGCCCTGTGGCGGCAGGCCTGGGATGAGCAAGGCCGGTTTGCGGGCAGGTTCTGGCGTATCGAGGATCTCGCCGGCGCGCTTCCCACGGTCAAGCCCAAGGGTCCGCCGCTGTGGCTGGCGGGCGGTGACTCGGCCAAAGTGATTGAGCGGGTGGCGAACACCTACGACGGGTGGCTTCCCTACCTGCCCGACGCCGACGCCTACCGTCGCGCCTGGGAACAGATCGCCCAGCGAGCGGTCAGGCCCATCACGCCGGCGCTATATGCCACGGTGAACCTCAACGGCGACCATGCCCGGGCCCGCGAGGAGCTCGACACGTACACCCGGCTGTATTACCGTCAGCCGATCGACGTAATGAGTAATCTCCAGGCATTCCGCAGCGGCTCGGTGGAGGAGTGCCTGGACTGGCTGGGCCGTTACGTCGAGGCCGGCGCCAGGCACCTGATCCTGCGGATCGGTTCGCTGGATGCCCATCCCGAGACGCTGGCGGAACGCCTGGTTCCCGCGCTGCGGACCCTCGACGCGTCCGTCTAG
- a CDS encoding DUF302 domain-containing protein encodes MDIAISTPLHTSFDDAVTRTREALAEQGFGVLTEIDVKATLKAKLGQDIEDYLILGACNPPLAHRAVQANRQIGLLLPCNVVVRADPDHAGTVLVEAMNPGLLVEVTGEPELRPVAEEVTARLKAAIDSLKRGSPVTAGE; translated from the coding sequence ATGGATATCGCAATTTCGACACCGCTGCATACCTCTTTCGACGACGCGGTCACGCGGACCCGCGAGGCACTTGCGGAGCAGGGTTTTGGCGTGCTGACCGAGATCGACGTGAAGGCCACGCTGAAAGCCAAGCTGGGCCAAGACATTGAGGACTACCTGATCCTGGGCGCCTGCAACCCGCCGCTGGCGCATCGCGCGGTGCAGGCGAATCGCCAGATCGGCCTGCTGCTGCCGTGCAACGTCGTGGTGCGCGCCGATCCTGATCACGCCGGCACGGTGCTGGTCGAAGCAATGAATCCCGGGCTGCTGGTGGAGGTCACCGGCGAGCCGGAACTGCGTCCGGTGGCCGAGGAGGTCACCGCGAGGCTGAAAGCGGCGATCGACTCACTCAAGCGCGGTTCGCCGGTGACCGCCGGCGAATAG
- a CDS encoding carboxymuconolactone decarboxylase family protein, with protein MSDQHHHHEILDDLLPQHRALRQQIPEVYKGFAALSGAALTDGALSRKVKELMALAIGVVQGCDGCIASHAQAAARAGATPEEAAEAIGVTILMHGGPATIHGARAYTAFCEFADAQS; from the coding sequence ATGTCAGACCAACATCATCACCACGAAATCCTCGACGACCTGCTGCCTCAGCACCGCGCGCTGCGCCAGCAAATTCCCGAGGTTTACAAGGGATTTGCGGCCCTGAGCGGCGCAGCCCTTACCGACGGAGCGCTCAGCCGCAAGGTCAAAGAGCTCATGGCACTGGCGATTGGGGTCGTTCAGGGCTGCGATGGATGTATCGCATCGCACGCCCAGGCGGCTGCGCGCGCCGGCGCCACGCCGGAGGAAGCCGCGGAGGCCATCGGCGTCACGATCCTCATGCACGGCGGCCCGGCGACCATTCACGGCGCCCGCGCTTATACGGCGTTTTGCGAGTTCGCCGACGCCCAGTCGTAG